Within Paenibacillus sabinae T27, the genomic segment AGCTGCCAGGCGTATTCGCCGTTGTACGCACCGGGAAGCAGCCGCTTGATCTGGATGCCGGGAAGCGAGGAAGCGATGATCTTCCGCATTCTTTTCTCGGAAGTGCCTTGAGACAGCTCCTCCGCATGTACGGCGCTATCTCCTTGGACCGGCTTTCCGTCTGTAGTGAATCGCACCCACACCATCATGTCGGTCCCGGCTTTGTTCTTGCCGGTTAGAACCCAATAGATCGCATTCTCGTCCCAGATCGATTTCTGCGTCCGATCGATTTCGGTAAGGGCCGCTCTGCTTGTGGCGATGGCTTCGGCCTC encodes:
- a CDS encoding DUF5590 domain-containing protein, with product MRKRRKWGLYGAFLALLLLFGFYQFFAYVLKDTWSERKEAEAIATSRAALTEIDRTQKSIWDENAIYWVLTGKNKAGTDMMVWVRFTTDGKPVQGDSAVHAEELSQGTSEKRMRKIIASSLPGIQIKRLLPGAYNGEYAWQLFYKEGDRYYYRFYRFSDGEQIGDGYSLPNR